The bacterium sequence TCTTTTTCTTTTATCCTAAATTCTACCTCCATTTGGATCACCTATTTAAAGTATCCATAGCCAGCGGAGGTCTTCGCACCAATGCCTATCTTCTTAACAGCCTCTTTGAGCAATTCTTTCGCTTTTTTAACTAAATTTTCACTCTTTGATGCCAGAGCAAATCTAAATTTCGTTCCCTTTTCTACTGCTAAGAAAAATATTGGGGTAGGGTTATGCCAGTCACCAGGAGTTTCTCC is a genomic window containing:
- the cmr6 gene encoding type III-B CRISPR module RAMP protein Cmr6; this encodes GETPGDWHNPTPIFFLAVEKGTKFRFALASKSENLVKKAKELLKEAVKKIGIGAKTSAGYGYFK